One Molothrus ater isolate BHLD 08-10-18 breed brown headed cowbird chromosome 13, BPBGC_Mater_1.1, whole genome shotgun sequence DNA window includes the following coding sequences:
- the RPL4 gene encoding LOW QUALITY PROTEIN: 60S ribosomal protein L4 (The sequence of the model RefSeq protein was modified relative to this genomic sequence to represent the inferred CDS: inserted 1 base in 1 codon) — MACARPLISVYSEKGEASGKNVTLPAVFKAPIRPDVVNFVHTNLRKNNRQPYAVSELAGHQTSAESWGTGRAVARIPRVRGGGTHRSGQGAFGNMCRGGRMFAPTKTWRRWHRRVNIMQKRYAICSALAASALPALVMSKGHRIEEIPELPLVVXDKVEGYKKTKEAVLLLKKLKAWNDIKKVYASQRMRAGKGKMRNRRRIQRRGPCIIYNEDNGIIRAFRNIPGITLLNVNKLNLLRLAPGGHVGRFCIWTESAFRKLDDLYGTWRKAATLKSDYNLPMHKMTNTDIGRIMRSQEIQKALRAPKKKIQRRVLKKNPLKNLRIMIKLNPYAKTMRRNTILRHAQNHKLKEEKKAKAQAKLAAAKAPAAPKAEPPAKKAKTAKAAKATKPAAKAEAKA, encoded by the exons ATG GCTTGCGCTCGGCCGCTGATCTCCGTGTACTCCGAGAAGGGGGAGGCATCGGGCAAGAACGTGACGCTGCCCGCCGTGTTCAAGGCGCCCATCCGGCCCGACGTGGTCAACTTCGTGCACACCAACCTGCGCAAGAACAACCGGCAGCCCTACGCCGTCAGCGAGCTCGCAG GTCACCAGACCAGTGCTGAATCATGGGGTACTGGCAGAGCTGTTGCTCGAATCCCGCGTGTCCGGGGTGGTGGCACTCACCGCTCTGGCCAGGGTGCCTTTGGCAAT ATGTGTCGCGGCGGCCGCATGTTCGCCCCGACCAAAACCTGGCGGCGCTGGCACCGCAGGGTGAACATCATGCAGAAGCGTTACgccatctgctctgctctggctgcctctgccctgccagctctggtcATGTCTAAAG GCCACCGCATTGAGGAGATTCCAGAACTTCCTCTGGTTG GAGACAAGGTTGAGGGCTACAAGAAAACCAAGGAAGCTGTTCTCCTCCTGAAGAAGCTTAAAGCTTGGAATGACATCAAAAAG gttTACGCCTCCCAGCGCATGCGGGCCGGGAAGGGCAAGATGAGGAATCGCCGCCGCATCCAGCGCAGGGGACCCTGCATCATCTACAACGAGGACAACGGCATCATCAGAGCTTTCCGGAACATCCCCG gaatCACTCTGCTGAACGTGAACAAGCTGAACCTGCTGCGCCTCGCTCCCGGGGGCCACGTGGGGCGTTTCTGCATCTGGACCGAGAGCGCGTTCCGCAAGCTGGACGATCTGTACGGCACCTGGCGCAAGGCAGCCACGCTCAAGAGCGACTACAA CCTGCCAATGCACAAGATGACCAATACGGATATTGGAAGAATCATGAGGAGCCAGGAAATCCAGAAGGCCCTGCGTGCTCCAAA GAAGAAGATTCAGCGCAGGGTCCTGAAGAAGAACCCGCTGAAGAACCTGAGAATCATGATCAAGCTGAACCCGTACGCCAAAACCATGCGGCGCAACACCATCCTGCGGCACGCGCAGAAC CACAAGCtcaaggaagagaagaaagccaAGGCCCAGGCCAAGCTGGCAGCTGCCAAGGCCCCGGCTGCACCCAAGGCAGAGCCCCCTGCCAAGAAGGCCAAGACAGCCAAGGCCGCCAAGGCCACCAAGCCCGCGGCGAAGGCCGAGGCCAAGGCGTAA
- the SNAPC5 gene encoding snRNA-activating protein complex subunit 5 isoform X2, producing the protein MLSRLQELRREEETLLRVKAALHDQLRRLRVEELALQSMIRAGEENVPVALPALAEDTQQTLGQMDNEAAINQTELHLSLQHDKEEEEEEEEESDS; encoded by the exons ATGCTGAGCCGGCTGCAGGAGCTGCGCCGCGAGGAGGAGACGCTGCTGCGGGTCAAGGCGGCGCTGCACGACCAGCTCCGCCGGCTGCGG GTGGAGGAGCTGGCGCTGCAGTCCATGATCAGGGCCGGTGAGGAGAACGTGCCCgtggccctgccagccctggccgAGGACACTCAGCAG ACTCTTGGGCAGATGGACAATGAGGCTGCCATCAATCAAACTGAGTTACACCTCAGTCTTCAGCACGataaagaggaggaggaggaagaggaggaggaatctgattcttga
- the SNAPC5 gene encoding snRNA-activating protein complex subunit 5 isoform X1, with protein MWCQCRGCGASAGMWCQCRGAVPVPGRGASAGTWCQCRDMVPVPGIWCQCRDVVPVLGCGASARTWCQCRQCSVRSLQVEELALQSMIRAGEENVPVALPALAEDTQQTLGQMDNEAAINQTELHLSLQHDKEEEEEEEEESDS; from the exons ATGTGGTGCCAGTGCCGGGGATGTGGTGCCAGTGCCGGGATGTGGTGCCAGTGCCGGGGTGCGGTGCCAGTGCCGGGACGTGGTGCCAGTGCCGGGACGTGGTGCCAGTGCCGGGATATGGTGCCAGTGCCGGGGATATGGTGCCAGTGCCGGGACGTGGTGCCAGTGCTGGGATGTGGTGCCAGTGCCAGAACATGGTGCCAGTGCCGGCAGTGCTCAGTGCGGTCCCTGCAGGTGGAGGAGCTGGCGCTGCAGTCCATGATCAGGGCCGGTGAGGAGAACGTGCCCgtggccctgccagccctggccgAGGACACTCAGCAG ACTCTTGGGCAGATGGACAATGAGGCTGCCATCAATCAAACTGAGTTACACCTCAGTCTTCAGCACGataaagaggaggaggaggaagaggaggaggaatctgattcttga